Sequence from the Candidatus Rhabdochlamydia sp. T3358 genome:
AAATAAATGATTTTAGACATGTTTCCTTTAAGAAAAGATTTTAAAAAAGGCTTCTCATTTTTTATTGTAAAGAATTCTATCCCTTAGAAATGAGTTAAAGTTAACTATAAAAAATAATTTAATAAAGAACATTAGCTTAGAGTCTTGCAAGAAAACCTCTAATATCCTAGCCTCAATAGGTAATTTAAGACTAGGAAAACCAAGATGCTGAGCGTTTTAAAAAAATTTTTTGGTACATCTCAAAGCCGTCTATTAAAGAGATATCTAAAAACAGTTGCAGAAGTTAACCGATTAGAAAAGAACTTTCAACAGCTATCTCATGAAGAAGTGCGTCAAAAAACAGCTGAGTTTAAAGAGCGCTATCTAAAAGGAGAGACATTAGAAGATCTTCTTCCTGAGGCTTACGCAGTTGTCAAAAATGCTTGTCGTCGTCTATGCGGAACAGATATCCATGTATCTGGTTACGATCAAAAATGGGATATGATCCCCTATGATGTACAAATCTTAGCTGGAATTGCTATGCATCACGGAGCTATTGCAGAAATGCAAACCGGCGAGGGAAAAACACTAACAGCATCTATGCCCCTATATTTAAATGCTTGCACAGGTAAACCAGTGCATCTAGTGACAGTGAATGATTATTTAGCAGAAAGGGATTGTCAATGGATTGGCACAATCTTTAAATGGCTAGGATTAAATGTAACCGCATTAACAGGTAGTACGCCTCATCACATCCGCAATCAAACATACGCTGCAGATATTGTTTATGGAACAGCTTCTGAATTTGGTTTTGATTATTTACGTGATAACTCGATGGCACAATCAAAAGAAGATCAAGCACAAAGAGGATACTTCTTTGCTATTGTTGATGAAATCGATTCCATTTTAATCGATGAAGCCAGGACCCCTCTTATCATTTCAGGTCCTACTAGTCATTCTCGCCAAATGTACGATGATTTAAAAGATGATGTGCATGTGCTTGTAAAGCGTCAAAGAGATTCCTGTAATCATTTAGCTCTAGAAGCTCGTAAAATTTTAGAAAAATTTAACCTTATTGAAGAAGAAGCAGAAAAACTCAAATTATCAAAAATCCAAGAAGCAGAATATGAGAAAGCTTTTCGAAATCTCTGGCTTGTTAGCAAAGGAATGCCTCAAAATATAATTCTTAAAAAACTTCGTGAAAATCCCAAATTAAGAGCTGAAATTGAAAAATGGGATACGTATTTTTACGCTGAACCCAATAAGGAAGAGCGTCATGATGCCCTAGCAGAGCTTTTAATTATTGTTGATGAGCGCGCTAATGAGTTTGAATTGACCGATAGAGGAATTCAGCAATGGGTTGATGGTTCGAAAAATCAGATCTCCTCAGATGACTTTGTCATGTTAGACTTAGGCCATGAATATGCTCATATCGATCAACATCCCTCATGGGACGAACAAGAAAAGCGTAATCAAAAAATTCTATTGAGAGAAGAAGATGCGCGCCGTAAAGAACGCTCTCATAATTTAAGACAGCTTCTACGAGCTCATTTACTGATGGAAAATGATGTCGATTACATCATCGAAAATCAAAAAATTGTGATCATTGATGAAAATACAGGACGTCCCCAACCAGGTAGACGGTTTGCAGACGGTTTGCATCAAGCAATAGAAGCAAAAGAGGGTGTTGCTATTCAAGGAGAAACACAAACCTATGCAACGGTTACTCTGCAAAATTATTTTAGACTATACACAAAACTTGCCGGTATGACTGGTACAGCAATGACAGAAGCCAATGAATTCAAAGAAATTTATAAGTTAGACGTATTAGCAATCCCCACTCACCATCCTTGTATCCGTAAAGATTACGACGATGAAATTTATATGACTGAGCGAGAGAAATATAATGCACTTGTAAAAGACATTCAGTCGGTTCATTCGCAATCTCGTCCTATTTTAATTGGAACAGAATCTGTAGAAGCCTCGGAAAAATTATCTCGTATTTTGAAGCAACATCAATTAGAGCATACCATTCTCAATGCAAAAAACCATGCTAGAGAAGCAGAAATTATTGCAGAAGCGGGCTCAAAAGGAGCTATTACGGTTGCAACAAATATGGCCGGTAGAGGAACAGACATTAAATTAAAAGAAGGTATAGCAGCTAGCGGCGGGTTATATGTCGTTGCAACTACACGCCATCAGTCTAGACGTATTGACAGGCAGCTAAGAGGTAGAGGAGCGCGTCAAGGAGATCCTGGCAGCTCTAAATTCTATGTTTCTTTTGAAGATTCTTTAATGCGGTTATTCACCTCTCCTAGAATCACTACCTTTTTACAAAGATTCCGTCCTCCAGAAGGGGAAGCAATTACTGCAAAAGTATTAAATAAATCCATTGAAACCGCTCAAAAACGTGTAGAACAACGCAATTATACCATGCGTAAGCATACTCTAGAATACGATGATGTGATGAATAAGCAGCGAGAAGAAATCTATTCTTTCCGTAATGAAGTACTACACATTGAGAATTCCCTTTCTCTTGCACGTGAAATTTTAGAAAGTATTTGCATACAAATGTGCCACCAATTTTTCTCTTCTCGTAATACAGAAGGAGGCTGGAATCCGGAAGGATACACGCAATGGTTACATACCCACTTCCCCTTAACCTTTGACCCTAAAGAATTCGATAACGATTATTTGCAGTTAGAAGATATTGAACAATTAGCCACAAAAAAAATACTTGAGGCATTTGAACAAAAAATTGAGC
This genomic interval carries:
- the secA gene encoding preprotein translocase subunit SecA, coding for MLSVLKKFFGTSQSRLLKRYLKTVAEVNRLEKNFQQLSHEEVRQKTAEFKERYLKGETLEDLLPEAYAVVKNACRRLCGTDIHVSGYDQKWDMIPYDVQILAGIAMHHGAIAEMQTGEGKTLTASMPLYLNACTGKPVHLVTVNDYLAERDCQWIGTIFKWLGLNVTALTGSTPHHIRNQTYAADIVYGTASEFGFDYLRDNSMAQSKEDQAQRGYFFAIVDEIDSILIDEARTPLIISGPTSHSRQMYDDLKDDVHVLVKRQRDSCNHLALEARKILEKFNLIEEEAEKLKLSKIQEAEYEKAFRNLWLVSKGMPQNIILKKLRENPKLRAEIEKWDTYFYAEPNKEERHDALAELLIIVDERANEFELTDRGIQQWVDGSKNQISSDDFVMLDLGHEYAHIDQHPSWDEQEKRNQKILLREEDARRKERSHNLRQLLRAHLLMENDVDYIIENQKIVIIDENTGRPQPGRRFADGLHQAIEAKEGVAIQGETQTYATVTLQNYFRLYTKLAGMTGTAMTEANEFKEIYKLDVLAIPTHHPCIRKDYDDEIYMTEREKYNALVKDIQSVHSQSRPILIGTESVEASEKLSRILKQHQLEHTILNAKNHAREAEIIAEAGSKGAITVATNMAGRGTDIKLKEGIAASGGLYVVATTRHQSRRIDRQLRGRGARQGDPGSSKFYVSFEDSLMRLFTSPRITTFLQRFRPPEGEAITAKVLNKSIETAQKRVEQRNYTMRKHTLEYDDVMNKQREEIYSFRNEVLHIENSLSLAREILESICIQMCHQFFSSRNTEGGWNPEGYTQWLHTHFPLTFDPKEFDNDYLQLEDIEQLATKKILEAFEQKIEHESQKIQQTQSLFASADLDSAEKVLCQVVRGLLIRTIDRLWQEHLLHIDHLRSEVHLRAVGQKDPLMEFKHEAFALFDRLSLEIKQEIAHALFKFTMVMPENFAEPSINKRSPLIDLSQITPSRRVKPI